The following are from one region of the Penaeus chinensis breed Huanghai No. 1 chromosome 32, ASM1920278v2, whole genome shotgun sequence genome:
- the LOC125042516 gene encoding serine/arginine-rich splicing factor SR45-like yields MPGPILSMVAESSDELAVFESCEDVQEAWASRNGNYDDGDHFEECHNQHFEIECRTTYTNGGTGVVDGEEEEYEAKKEGEVLVTTKVVKEELVVRDERVVESRKRALLKENLPEGVPACLQEDLEDMECDEDEDEVMEDAVEAINTSVVEAKINLDVSGALTRRKIGSLQMGRTLSYADKDDAEEPPTRRPRPFAHARDSIEFGSPDLRGSSLGEEQRFPGGSRRAVRVVRNPSYQAAMRGPSTLAPPQVTPPPSPGQQTPSSSCEGSPVREGSPVTIRERSPSPSLSGNNNNNNDAASDVSGSSKRSALERAPTAQHAANMPRSASFSGSEAPIPDALGSGSLSQGNSRAGSVSPLPSPIPRRNGEDQPSTPVRGSVITRSFRKLFSTPTRTPPPPTVTTTAPPEDYWLDVADADSPEPVRVAFVVAPPPHQLLALPPPLHALQDEQLLHRVQRPVRRQRHRPVRGLPPAGRVRGPAQAVHLLGLPDHHGAAPPPVPEGPPHLQHLPRLAQAGVPRVPTALRRKHQPDDGTGETPVGRPLRSR; encoded by the coding sequence ATGCCGGGCCCCATTCTGAGCATGGTGGCGGAGTCGTCGGACGAGCTGGCCGTGTTCGAGTCGTGCGAGGACGTGCAGGAGGCGTGGGCCAGCAGGAACGGCAACTACGACGACGGCGACCACTTCGAGGAGTGCCATAACCAGCACTTCGAGATCGAGTGCCGGACGACCTACACCAACGGCGGGACGGGGGTggttgatggggaggaggaggagtacgaggcCAAAAAGGAGGGCGAGGTGCTGGTGACGAcgaaggtggtgaaggaggagctCGTCGTACGCGATGAGCGGGTCgtggagagcaggaagagagccTTGCTGAAGGAGAATCTGCCAGAGGGAGTCCCCGCTTGCCTGCAGGAGGACCTGGAGGACATGGAGTgcgacgaggacgaggatgaggtcATGGAGGACGCGGTGGAAGCCATCAACACGAGCGTGGTCGAGGCCAAGATCAACCTGGACGTGAGCGGCGCCCTCACCAGGAGGAAAATCGGGTCCCTGCAGATGGGCCGAACCCTCTCCTACGCAGACAAGGATGACGCAGAGGAGCCGCCCACGCGCCGCCCTCGTCCCTTCGCCCACGCCCGCGACAGCATCGAGTTTGGATCTCCAGACCTTCGAGGCTCCAGTCTAGGCGAGGAGCAGCGGTTCCCCGGCGGCTCGCGGCGCGCCGTCCGCGTGGTGCGCAACCCGTCGTACCAGGCCGCCATGCGAGGCCCCTCCACGCTGGCCCCCCCGCAGGTCacgccgcccccctcccccgggcAGCAGACGCCGAGCAGCAGCTGCGAGGGCAGTCCTGTGCGGGAGGGCTCCCCCGTCACCATCAGGGAgaggtccccctccccctcgctcagcggcaacaacaacaacaacaacgatgcgGCGAGTGACGTGTCAGGCAGCAGCAAGCGGAGTGCGTTGGAGCGCGCGCCCACCGCCCAACACGCTGCCAACATGccccgcagtgcctccttcagcggcTCGGAGGCGCCCATCCCTGACGCGCTAGGCAGCGGCAGTCTCTCGCAAGGGAACAGCCGCGCCGGAAGTGTTTCGCCGCTGCCGTCGCCTATCCCCCGGAGGAACGGCGAGGACCAGCCGTCCACGCCCGTCAGGGGCTCCGTCATCACACGCAGCTTCCGCAAGCTATTCAGCACACCCACGCGGACGCCACCCCCGCCCACAGTAACGACCACAGCGCCGCCAGAGGACTACTGGCTTGACGTGGCCGACGCGGACTCGCCCGAGCCCGTCCGAGTCGCGTTCGTCGTCGCGCCTCCGCCGCATCAGCTCCTCGCTCTCCCGCCGCCTCTCCACGCGCTCCAAGATGAGCAACTCCTCCACAGGGTCCAACGGCCAGTTCGCCGCCAACGGCACCGTCCAGTTCGAGGACTGCCGCCAGCTGGTCGAGTACGAGGACCTGCTCAAGCTGTTCATCTGCTCGGGCTGCCAGATCACCATGGTGCCGCCCCTCCACCAGTGCCGGAAGGGCCACCTCATCTGCAACACCTGCCGCGCCTCGCTCAAGCAGGTGTGCCCCGTGTGCCGACAGCGCTTCGCCGAAAGCACCAACCTGATGATGGAACAGGTGAGACGCCGGTCGGGCGCCCTCTGCGCTCTCGCTga